A region from the Dermacentor andersoni chromosome 11, qqDerAnde1_hic_scaffold, whole genome shotgun sequence genome encodes:
- the LOC140214118 gene encoding uncharacterized protein → MRRHLLTHTGERPHSCQVCDRKFARKENLERHARMHTGEKPWSCHVCGDTFTRKGILTIHARRHTGERPYACALCPAAFASRYTLTVHTATHKRKAPYECLMCGMKFSVRAKFLGHERNHAAERPHKCHLCPAAFIEKCRLRSHLVTHASDKPHQCDVCQRGFKRRSTLMNHLRRVHDGKKP, encoded by the coding sequence ATGAGGCGGCACCTGCTCACTCACACGGGCGAGAGGCCCCACTCGTGCCAGGTCTGCGACCGCAAGTTCGCCCGCAAGGAGAACCTCGAGCGACACGCTCGCAtgcacacaggcgagaagccctGGAGCTGTCACGTGTGCGGCGACACCTTCACCCGCAAGGGGATCCTGACCATCCACGCCCGGCGACACACGGGCGAGAGGCCCTACGCCTGCGCCCTGTGCCCGGCCGCGTTCGCAAGCAGGTACACGCTGACGGTCCACACGGCGACGCACAAGCGCAAGGCGCCGTACGAGTGCCTCATGTGTGGCATGAAGTTCAGCGTGAGAGCCAAGTTCCTGGGCCACGAGCGAAATCACGCGGCCGAGAGGCCCCACAAGTGCCACCTGTGCCCGGCCGCCTTCATCGAGAAGTGTCGGCTGCGAAGTCACCTCGTCACCCACGCGAGCGATAAGCCTCACCAGTGCGACGTATGTCAGAGAGGGTTCAAGCGGCGCAGTACGCTTATGAATCATTTGCGCCGTGTTCACGACGGTAAGAAGCCCTGA
- the LOC126518240 gene encoding uncharacterized protein isoform X1, whose amino-acid sequence MINHGRHIARREGAMDSDSSSSSSSGSSSRHSSGASENDRAGPSRDSPTPVGGKRSSRGTKAGGAQSESGNSKAKGHQCGVCGKVLGTKRAMRRHLHTHSGERPHSCQVCGRKFARKENLERHARMHTGEKPWRCHVCGDTFTRKGILTIHARRHTGERPYACALCPAAFASRYTLTVHTATHKRKAPYECLMCGMKFSVRAKFLGHERNHAAERPHKCHLCPADFIEKYQLRSHLVTHASDKPHQCDVCQRGFKRRSTLMNHLRLVHDVKKP is encoded by the exons ATGATCAATCATGGACGGCACATCG CCCGAAGAGAGGGGGCAATGGActcggacagcagcagcagcagtagtagcggcagcagcagtagACACAGCAGCGGAGCATCGGAGAACGATCGTGCTGGACCTTCAAGAGACTCGCCCACACCTGTCGGCGGTAAAAG GTCATCCCGAGGGACGAAAGCCGGCGGAGCGCAGTCGGAGAGCGGCAACTCCAAGGCCAAGGGACACCAGTGCGGTGTGTGCGGGAAGGTACTCGGCACCAAGAGAGCAATGCGGAGGCACCTGCACACCCACTCGGGCGAGAGGCCCCACTCGTGCCAGGTCTGCGGCCGCAAGTTCGCCCGCAAGGAGAACCTCGAGCGacacgcgcgcatgcacacgGGGGAGAAACCCTGGCGCTGTCACGTGTGCGGCGACACCTTCACCCGCAAGGGGATCCTGACCATCCACGCCCGGCGACACACGGGCGAGAGGCCCTACGCCTGCGCCCTGTGCCCGGCCGCGTTCGCCAGCCGGTACACGCTGACGGTCCACACGGCGACGCACAAGCGCAAGGCTCCGTACGAGTGCCTCATGTGCGGCATGAAGTTCAGCGTGAGGGCCAAGTTCCTGGGCCACGAGCGCAATCACGCGGCCGAGAGGCCCCACAAGTGCCACCTGTGCCCGGCCGACTTCATCGAGAAGTACCAGCTGCGGAGTCACCTCGTCACCCACGCCAGCGATAAGCCTCACCAGTGCGACGTATGTCAGAGAGGGTTCAAGCGGCGCAGTACGCTCATGAATCATTTGCGCCTAGTCCACGACGTCAAGAAGCCTTGA
- the LOC126518240 gene encoding uncharacterized protein isoform X2, whose product MDSDSSSSSSSGSSSRHSSGASENDRAGPSRDSPTPVGGKRSSRGTKAGGAQSESGNSKAKGHQCGVCGKVLGTKRAMRRHLHTHSGERPHSCQVCGRKFARKENLERHARMHTGEKPWRCHVCGDTFTRKGILTIHARRHTGERPYACALCPAAFASRYTLTVHTATHKRKAPYECLMCGMKFSVRAKFLGHERNHAAERPHKCHLCPADFIEKYQLRSHLVTHASDKPHQCDVCQRGFKRRSTLMNHLRLVHDVKKP is encoded by the exons ATGGActcggacagcagcagcagcagtagtagcggcagcagcagtagACACAGCAGCGGAGCATCGGAGAACGATCGTGCTGGACCTTCAAGAGACTCGCCCACACCTGTCGGCGGTAAAAG GTCATCCCGAGGGACGAAAGCCGGCGGAGCGCAGTCGGAGAGCGGCAACTCCAAGGCCAAGGGACACCAGTGCGGTGTGTGCGGGAAGGTACTCGGCACCAAGAGAGCAATGCGGAGGCACCTGCACACCCACTCGGGCGAGAGGCCCCACTCGTGCCAGGTCTGCGGCCGCAAGTTCGCCCGCAAGGAGAACCTCGAGCGacacgcgcgcatgcacacgGGGGAGAAACCCTGGCGCTGTCACGTGTGCGGCGACACCTTCACCCGCAAGGGGATCCTGACCATCCACGCCCGGCGACACACGGGCGAGAGGCCCTACGCCTGCGCCCTGTGCCCGGCCGCGTTCGCCAGCCGGTACACGCTGACGGTCCACACGGCGACGCACAAGCGCAAGGCTCCGTACGAGTGCCTCATGTGCGGCATGAAGTTCAGCGTGAGGGCCAAGTTCCTGGGCCACGAGCGCAATCACGCGGCCGAGAGGCCCCACAAGTGCCACCTGTGCCCGGCCGACTTCATCGAGAAGTACCAGCTGCGGAGTCACCTCGTCACCCACGCCAGCGATAAGCCTCACCAGTGCGACGTATGTCAGAGAGGGTTCAAGCGGCGCAGTACGCTCATGAATCATTTGCGCCTAGTCCACGACGTCAAGAAGCCTTGA